A segment of the Scomber japonicus isolate fScoJap1 chromosome 5, fScoJap1.pri, whole genome shotgun sequence genome:
CTTTTATGTACATGGGATCATCCAGCTAATTTGGTTGCATATTAATTGATGTATGAAGTTTTAGTTTATGATAATTGCTTTTACTGCTAtgatgttaatattttattcatatttaggGTTGCAGAGTATTGGTGTATGTGAACATGTTTGTATAGATAGATACCGTATGTGTGTCAATGGATGtagattatgtgtgtgtatgtattttatgtatatagcCTATACTATGGCTTGTGTGTGCCAACAATTATCTGTTAAATTATTTATGAATTATTGTAGgcttaaatgtttaatgtgaacTCTTCAGATAAACCAATTAGCTAAAATCatccaaacaaaataaaacattaatttccTTCAGACTGTGAGGACAAATATCTGAGCCTGCTTCCCCAAGATAAAACCAATACTCCATGATGACGCGCATATCGCATATCGATAGTAAGTGAACCCTCTCAGCCGCATCTGCTCTTATCAGTAATGTAACGATAATAACTGAAAgacataattaaaacatatatcAAACATTCTTTAAAATACCTATATGCTGACGACCCTTAGGCTATAGGCTACATAAAAATTAAGTAGACTAGAACTTGAATGCCAAGAGTTACTTCAGTCATAAAAGTTTATTTCAGCACCACTTACTTGAACACccttgctaataaaaaaaaagaaagaaaagaaaaagaaaaaagcgaTATATAAATATGTCCATCATAACAAGAGTAAATCGGCTATAATTTGGTCGCAATTTGATCTTGATCTCAGTGTAACCTACCTTTCTGCACCGTTGAACACCTTTCTTCCGTATACCTGCTGCTTCGGGTATTGTAGTTCCCGCTGGTCCGCCTCCTTCTACTaattgtcccccccccccctagcCGGAAACGGTCGGATCGAAATGGTTGCAAACCGGTGCAATGGAAACTTTTTCTTGAAAGCACCCTGGACGAGATTACGTCATGATAAACTGCAGATAGTCTACATCTTTATTTGAGGATCCCTACTTTCTTAATAACAGTTTATCTATTGACAGACCACGTGTTTGGCTACTCATTACCTAATGGAAATACAGCATGGTGTCCAATCACAAACTAAGACACAGATActattcagtgtttgtgtgccaGGATGCAAGGTGACTCCACCTGCAGTCTGCATGTGTTGTGAAATCATACACGCAAATGTGACGTTTGTCACGTGCAAAAACAATACACTCGTGCATGCACATGCAATTCCATTATACTTAACACACAGTAGATATTAAATACAATGCTATGTAAACACTGATCACTGAGGTAACAAGGACAACTACAGGACAAACACATTTACTCATCATCTACTTGCACTCATTGTCCACCTGGAAAAACCTCATCCCAGTCATAATCAATTAACGAAATGAAGACCACATCTCTCCCATATTGAGAGAAAAAATAGACAACAACCTGACTTTTTTAAACGTTTGCCACTTTTTTTGTAGATATTTTAAACACACTAAAGGAGTGAGAGGATTGTATTAAATCAGATGTTGGTGACTGTTGagatttttttctatatcacaCAGTCCATACTTCATCCCATCTGTATCTCATAATTTATTTCAGTGGAAAATCCAAATGCATGGGAAATGGGTAATAACATTTAGCCCaacattcttattattattctatcaCAAACCTAAAAGAATAGTTAGCCCCCCTGTGTTAGATGAAACCTATCAAATGCTTCTTTCTACAGAGCTTCCAGGTGGTTTGGTTGGTGATTGTCAGTATCATATCAGATGTTGGAGTccaaactggattttttttcacaagGAATACAGAAAATCTGTGgccaaacacaaacatgtagtttttgtttattatttgtttatcttAATTGTACATGAACATCATGAGAATGGATTCAGATGTCTGTGTTTGCCTGTGTGAGCCCTGCGTCCTGAGCTTCTGACTGTGGGTGGTTGAGAAGTAAGAGCCCCTCTCCTTCAGGGTCTGAGGTACACAGTATCCAGTGGTTGTTGTCTTGTTCAGCTTTGTGGGAGTCCAGGAACGTGTGAGCTGTCACCTCATACTCTTTGCCATATGTGGTCCTGCAGGGATACAACTGTTACTTAAAGAACGGCAGCATGCATGTAGGCATTGTAACACGACTTATAGCTGCCATATTGGAGGCCCTTATCTTTTGACAACAGCTGCTGTGAAGACCTAAATGTACATCCTGACCATACTGACAAAAGTTAATCTATATAGtttattcaaaattcaaaattattttaattaggATTGTGTGTTTAGGTAAGGTAAGTGCTCATTCTTCTCAACCTACAGCTCAGCCTTGGAGTTTGCTACAAGCTGCTAGTTTTCATGTCACTGTAAACTAAATTTGGAAACAAATCCTTACTCATAGTAAGCTGACCTACATCCACACAGAAGTTTTCTatccaatatattttttaacaggTCTCCaaggttatttttaaaagaaaaatttaAAATACCAAAGGACATGATCCCCCAGAACAGCAAGAGCCTGGTTGGTCTTGCAGTGTACGATCAGCACTTTCACATttgcctgtaaaaaaaaaaaaaaaaaaccaaaaacaaagcCTTGCATGAAAATCTTCAATTCAATGGAGGTGAGacaaagcaaaaagaaacacatttggtCTAAGGCATTCTGTATGCTATCATCAATTACAGTCTTGAACAGCAGAAAATGCTGATGTTGCAACAGGTTAACTGGTTAACCATGAACCAAGAGCACATACTTACAGGGACACGGTGACCCTCATATTCAAGTCTCTCCTGAGGATCAAAGTGCACTGCTTTCCAGCACGACAGAAAGGAGTCATCGTCAGTCAGGTTTACTTCCTGGAGGCGGGACTTTTTTGCACACTATGTATTAAATCACACATAAAATCTTGTGATAGGGAGTAACATAAACGCTGCATTCTATTATTGACTTTAAGCGTGCATGTTAGGTGTTGGCATTTCCCTCTTTGTTTGCATGCATTCACACATGGTGATTGCTTTTTCAATTAGTTGTAGTCTCCCCCACAAtcacaaataaataacttgATTTACCTTTTGAAAATTCTTCAAGTCGCTCGTCAAGTAAAGCTGAGGAACGAGGGgaagagaaaatatgaaatcatACAAAGTGACACACTAAAGATATGATTTATGTTGTTTCAGTACCATTGATGTATACAATGCAAAGGGAACCACATTTATATCACTATTTTACAGAATCTTAGTAGCGTTTGTGTtcaactaaaattaaaatatcgTAACTGTGAGGGAATTTTTGTGTCATGAGGGACTCATTGTGTCAGGTGGGCTGTAAAGACTGTTAACCCCTAAGCCACAGGCCTTTTGTTATACTAGATAAAACATCAACAGCAAACTGACCATCTTTTGACCTAGTAGGGGGTCAGCACATGATATCAGTAGTCTTTGAAgggtttttgtcttttgttactTTACGACTCATTTGTTCTACTTTATTACTTTGTCACCCTGTCTTATTCAAATTCCACTGGGAGGTACTAGCTGAAACTAGTTGTTGCTTGGCAGAATGACTGTGTGTCCTTCTCCATGCTGGCATGTACtgagtaaaagagaaagattcatcactcCATCGTATGTGCTTTTCTTCAGAGAAACTGCTATTACAAAAAATTCTATTacataacaaaaaaagagaacacaTAATTAAATAGTTAAAACACTGATAATTACATGATATTCATATAACCTAAGGTTAAAGGTTTATTGATATTGCTCTTCTGTAAAACAGGTGGGCTTGGAGGTagaaattttaaaaacaatgGTCAAAATTAAAGCAGCAGAGGTCATGATATTCAGACTCTGTCTACACAGATTGTGCagcaaaagcagcagcagtttcagTCATCTTTCTGTGTCTACAGAGGATGTATTTGGGCAGAATACTGAGTGTAGGTCACCTGGATTTTGGCAGAAAATAGACTTGAGGTGTAAAAACATGCTTTGGGACAGGGTTTTGCGTGTATAGTGAAGAAGTAGATTCGTGGCCTGTGTACCACAGCTGTATCAATTAAAATTAGAAGCATATCTGCTCTGCCAGATGCACTTTAGCTGATTGATGACTGAAAAATGCAGCTAAAAGGCTTTCTGTGAAGACAAACTGTTAGTCCCTATATAAGTCAAGCTCCAAAAAACACCCAATCCTCTCATAATGCAACTCAGTTGAATCTGTCAGTAGACCTGGTTTACTTACACCCCTGGCAAAGCCACTTGTTGTTTTCAGGGCAAAACTTTGCTCAAAATGCAGAGTCGATCCTTCAGGACATCCATCTACACTGTAGTAACACAAGCAGGGTTGCAGGTTTACATCTGGTAGTGTTACCATGTGTGCTGAGGCGTACAGtatgttgatgttgatgatgtagATTTGAGTGTGTACCTGGTAATGATGAAAGCAGTGCGTGTGCAGGGCTGAATACCTCTCCCAGCACTTATTCCACATGGATCTTGAATGCTAGGCGAAGGACTCTTTGTCAAACCATTAATGTCTGCGTTAATGCTTAATGCGCTACACTCCCTGTTTTCTCCTCCCATGTTCACCAACATCACAACATCCCCAAAGTGCAATCCTCCATCCTTCGTCACAGCGAGATTCACCTACACACATggacaaacatcatcatcattatcattagcACCCTAATCATCAGTGTGCTATTATTGTATGTGTTGTTGATGATGTTGTTAATGAGCTTGAACTAATTTTACTGGTCTcaaaatgttctgtttgagGAAGTCTACTTTCTGGGTAGAAAGCTCGCccctctgttttctctccagGTATTCTTTCATTGCATCCTGTAGACACATCAATatacaaaatgtataattattataatgtataattGCATCACAACTGAGTCAATTTAAGCATTTGTCTTTTCCTGTGTATCTATTTAATGCTTAAACAGACACATTGGAGAGGACGACTACATTTGGGCccagaataaaataaactgtttcatTAAGATGTTTTTGACACTTAAAGGATGGGTTCCCATTTTTCAAGTCCTACATGGACCTAAATTAGGTGTGTccaaatgaacaatgaaacaggtttttcttgccataatcattgCTCCTGTTCATAAAGACCATTAGAAGATATCTTCATAATTGTCCATGCGTGCCAAAGTAAAACGTGCCTCCTTTTAATTATTATCCAACATTGTTATTTAAATATAGTTTGTTCTTGCCAGCCACCATCTAAGAACAAAtgtgttaatttattttctatAATAAGCTTAATCGTTCACAACCTTTTGAGAGAGGTTTAATAATTCAATGCTTTCTTAATATCTGACACAGTCAGTTAATGTCTTCAACTAGCCACTTCCTAAATATGGGTAATTAGCTTGATGATAAGATATGGAGAATTGCCATTCCAATATTGACTTCATTGTTCAGATTTTAGCATATATTTGGTTACAATTTGTTTTGGTTAACGGCAACAACAAAAGTTAACTAAGAGATTTAATAGTAACAAACCTCCTGTAAGCGCAGGTCCTCATTCCAGTTACCAATTCTCACGTTTGTGCGATATGTTCTCACATTAGCCATACCGGCTGTAATATTGACTCTTGTGTACTAATAGTACGATAAATGACCCTGTTTTTGGTGTTTGATCCGTCAAACGTCGCTTTTAGGCAATGTTTGTATGTGGTTTCTATGGTAACTGTTGGTCCCGCAGAGTGTCGCGAGAGGGCGCGCTGGCGCAGCTGCTGAGCATCAGCAGAGCTGGTGTTATTTCTCTGCTTTCTGCTTCTTATACGAGCATGAGGAGTTCATGAACTCATACTGACCTAGAGATAAACACGAAAATACACAcgtcaaaataaataaatccctGTAATTTGGTTTTGCATTAACACCCCATACTACTACATGCGCACACAGACATAGACCTACACATTCATGTAGGCCTCAAACGTTAATATTGCAATTGTCATTATAAGCGCTTCAACAgacaaaaaatacacatcaaagggtcttcttttttattaaagagtaagataagataaagtTAAGAAGTACTTTTATTGATATCTGTGAGAAAATTGATCTTCTGTATTTAATCaatcccatacacacacacacacacacacacacacacacacacacactaggagcagtgggcagctgcagcagcctggGGACTCCAGTTCTTTTGCCAGTGTCTTGGTCAGGGGCACTGACAGGAGAAAGGAGTGATGATGGAAGTAAATTGGAGCACCTGGTGAAAACCCATGCAAACATGCAAACTCTACACAGAAAGGACCTGGGACAGCCAGGGTTCAAACATACACCTTCTTGCTTtgaggcaacagtgctaaccacaGAGCCACCATGATGTTATTAAAAGTTCTGGTTTTAGTGAGTTCCAACCATGCACCTGTATTATCCTTCACAGTTCCTTTAAGAATAAAATTCTCTGCTCAAGTGTATTTACTTCTTCTTATATGCAAAATGTATTTCAGCCACTGCAATCCAGACTGAATCTATCCATGTGTCTGCTGTCCATTTtcccttttctctgtctctgtcttcgTGTATTAGTGGCCGTTGGCCCGGCCTCTGGTTCCAGAGCCATTAAAGTGAGTCGGTTTGTG
Coding sequences within it:
- the cfap161 gene encoding cilia- and flagella-associated protein 161 is translated as MANVRTYRTNVRIGNWNEDLRLQEDAMKEYLERKQRGELSTQKVDFLKQNILRPVNLAVTKDGGLHFGDVVMLVNMGGENRECSALSINADINGLTKSPSPSIQDPCGISAGRGIQPCTRTAFIITSVDGCPEGSTLHFEQSFALKTTSGFARGLYLTSDLKNFQKCAKKSRLQEVNLTDDDSFLSCWKAVHFDPQERLEYEGHRVPANVKVLIVHCKTNQALAVLGDHVLWTTYGKEYEVTAHTFLDSHKAEQDNNHWILCTSDPEGEGLLLLNHPQSEAQDAGLTQANTDI